The Apium graveolens cultivar Ventura chromosome 3, ASM990537v1, whole genome shotgun sequence sequence acaagatataagtttaaaagatgaagttacaagatactccaatatacttatatcttttccgaatactacttgaactaccaccattcaagttataattagtttcaaaagtccatcacatagatgagactacaagataagacctgaataaattcaatctttgaaatatcattcaaaagagatgaagttacgagatacttcatttgatggaaacatcattataactgtttgaccctgtcaatgcttcggcaatcacccatccgtagcctttcgatcgaaagactccaggtagtgttgcagaaatatcctaactggatgatgaactcattacgggagtttgccgcgccaggaagaccacttacgatgatcagtcgcagtagtgcaaccccaccattttctacatgtagaggagaacagtcggatttacttgtcaaccgaaccctggactcctaaggaatggaccgtcttagcggaacttccaggccatttgggccaatataataaggctgggccggcgccactcgaccacttacgccactcctagttcagatgaaatccatgactctgaaacgtaaagttcgtcccccctttccccaagtagaaacttgttgatacggcttcaccaagaagtcgtatctagttggaaaggaaaactcaccgatatttcccaggcggtgcctgttaatggattaacttgttccaagaattttatttccctagtgttgggtaagtaatcaaaaactcttttatcaaaacagcaatcttatcaaaaactcttttattaAAATAcgccacagagccggatccctcaggttttgagcgagtatttaaatcctcttcgaaaggaggatcttaaatataaaaatgagttttgggatccgctctaacttttaaaaattatttttgaagactcgaaaacaattttaagaatgtttggagtaatgctaatttaataaaataaatcagtcccgatatattagaaaatatctgaatattattatttaaataatattcccataaaggataatctttataaaaataattgaagtagaagttttaaaactcatacttgaaatgaataataaataaccaatgatatacttatacgaaagtacgatctttatttgaataatcgaaaataagtttgattatcgaaacattattctttaataaaataaagaatattatttaataaataagcggagtcataagtcctcgaatgaatattcaaaataatattcattaaataaaataaagcggagtcataagtcctcgaatgaatattcaaaataatattcattaaataaaataaagttatcgaataaaccttattcgattaatagttttgaaatctatttatatatatataaatatatatatatataatatactcgggaacatcatctcccggtttagaaaatgttcacctttgggtcccctataccaagggtatacgcaactactgcatatctctaacataggtattatgccacttataagcatttgaatcaacaattagatatcaagattacgaaacaggcatgcatataaaccatatcaacatgctccaatatatcgaaagatttgctaataaccatcatgcatctatcacaagataatgtatatacatatatacatcacaacaacagtataacgggtagaaaacttgcctgagcgactgggggtgataaaaggcctgggacgagtctggtaacctataaatattatataagttggaattaaaccaaagtcgcttaagaatctacactttaaccaattagaccctaacgttcgcttttgcgcttaacgattcacttaagtcgctcgagtacccttggctccaccatttttaataaattaaccattaagaattttaaggcgattctttcgcgagtaccctaccaactgcctaacccactttacataattgtttcatactccaattagtcatttaagggccttaactaaggtttcaaagtaaggcgaggggtaatgattcgttcgcgaaacgccgttacttaaaacgttcgtttctcctaaaccgtacatcggattcaagcgaaccacatataaaaatgaagctcgtaacatgaaccatctaatcatgacaatggtcaaaacctaacagtgagttcacgggtcctgatgttaagaacaaaagcagtctaaggtaaatcaggcattacgacgactatgtttacgcgattaccaaatttataccactccaaatcaatccacaatcaacccacaatcattactacaaccaaactccatccataatttactacaacagccccaacatctcaagatttccaatttatactactctcaatcatgaactaaaagccacacctaagttcattaaccaataatcaagatttacaacttcaaactcattacaattccaaccacactctaagtatacaagaatcatgcttctcatgaaccataccaaacataaaaactctaaatattcaaaagtagggctagggtataagattataccttccttggtgagtagaagtaactaaggagcttggaatcacccttgaaaatccttaccaaagctatatctaaacaaaaacacaagatcaaaatttttaagatcttgaaaacactattcaccctcttcttccatgaattattggaagagattgtgaaggaaatggaagcttagattcataggatagctatatctatgtacaaggaaccttggataattacctcacaatttaacaatgcttggaacttgaatttagattttcttttctcttgaaatggaaaggggccgagagctttgttcttgaGGAACAAAGTGAGCTTCTTGATTTTTGTGTTATGCTAATTGTTGGTTGATTCCCTTTTGGCTTTGACAATTAATTAGAatatttttaccatggtaacttttacttggcctggaatcatccaacaaaacacttctccttgtcatgcttatgtcacccttcttatgtcatcttcttacacttgtcttcttcttgttggtgtgatgacatcatcacccactaacctctttgattaacccctaattacttggctaatgaccgcttatctgttatacggttcgcttaacttttgttctcgtttatcgtttgagggatcatacccgggatctcattacttaggttcccttaaacctttctcaatattttatattccttttatgatcctctcttataatccttgaattaaaatccttttaatcatgttaccttatacttaattctttttgtatctggtgggttttcgggaaaaatcaaagcgttcgaatttggattctgacgatctttacatacacttatataccatatagagtactaataagatctgaGAATaccaataaaagaacccctacatagtgtggcatgaaaagttttcttattcagcataatcagcaaaatcactattcataagggttacaaaaaaagttcaaaatttttggggttattacacagaTACTCTCCCTTTCTCTTGCACACGTATTAGGACTgaaaaaaatatcaaatttatTATAACTAGTCATTGAGCCCGCTGCGCTTAGCATTTtcttaattatattatatttattttatttaattgcACTTATTTATTGTTTAAAGGTATTCCAAGTTTATGAATTTTTTAATTGATTTGCCTTTGTTTAAGGAAATAGAATTTAAGAAAACATAATAAATCTAAAATTACATTGATGACAGGCGTAACCATTTGTTAAATAATGCTGTTTTTGGTGTAAATTTTTAAACCATATTTTAAACTGTTGACTTTTAATGAAAATATTGTAGTGTGAACAGTTAACAGTGCATTaatgttaaaataatttttttaacctCCACCTACTACTTTGTCTGCCACGAAAGGTTACTTTCTTCCATTATTGAAACCCCTTTTCTTCCTTTATTCAAAGCTGTAACCGAAAATGGAAATTGGATCATCCAAAATTAGTTTCGTTTGTACTAACACGATTCAAAATTTTACGCATGGTAAACTGGTAAGCATTTCCAGAAATTTGATTACTTCTGTCATTTTTTTCATTTATCAATTGCTGACATATTTCCTGTGTTACCACTTTCTTGCAGGAGTTACCCAGTTCTTTTGCTTCTGAAATTGGCAGTTTCATACCGAGGAATGTTTCCGTGCATGTGAACTCTGGTAGAAGTTGGAGTGCTACCATTGATGCTAAGGTTAAGTACATCGAAGGTTTGGAAGATTTGATGGATTTTTATCTTATAAAACCATATCATCCTGTGAGACTGCATTATGATGGTAGTAGTAATTTCTTAATTGAAATATATAACCCTTAtgcaattaaaattaattatcaTGAGGATCGTGTTATTACTGCTGGTATTATTAATGGTTCTTCTGTGGCGAAAGAGGTGGAATCAGATATGCTTCGTTCTACATTTTACCATAATGCAATGGATAATAGTGTTGGCCTGTATGAATTGGTGATCGAGGCTAAACATCTAGCCAGTGACGAATTCGTAGCGGTAACTATATTTTTTTAAATCTTATTTTGAGATTTTCATTTTACATTTTAATAAGGTTTAACTTCTTTAGGTGCTGCCAGAAAATGCATGCAGAAAAATTAATCTTCCAAAAACATGTTTCATGATAAGAATTGGATTTGAAAAGTTTTTCTGGAGTATTGATATAAAATGGAAATCTGGCTATGTCCTTTTTGGTGATTATTGGCTCCGATTTGTGAAAGCGGCATTAATCGAAGTTGGGGATACTATAGTATTCTGGCAGACGGAAAATGATTGCAGCTATGGGGTTTGTGTATATCACAGAGCAAGTATTTACCCAGAACTTTATGTATCAGGTTAAAAACGTAACTATTAACATAAAAAAATGTAGTCCACAAATCCTagtttttttaaaacttttttgtaaaacaattaatatttttgaattttggaTCAGGTATTTCAGAATTGCCTTTGCACTTCAGATTCCTAAAGTTTGTAACTGAATCAGCCATTATGAATAGAGAACTTGTAAGTGTTTTATATTAAgcatcataaaattatataaattaacTTAAGTGTACTAAAGTAGTACATTTTTTCAATGATAGGAACTTCCACATGTGTTTGTGAAGATATTTGGGATAACTATTAGGAGTGTGGTTAATATACTAGTCGAGGGAACTACCGCATTATATTtcacattttcattttctgatagTAAAATTTTTGGTTTGAAAGAACAATTCAAGAAGTTGCAAGTGCAGAAGGATTACATTATTATGTTCAATTATTTGGGGAATTCCACTTTCTCAATATCTTTGTATGACATGTACCATACTAATTGCGGACAAAATATGAGGGGAATTTTCAGTTCTGAGTTGTTTGTGGGCAAAAATAGTGAAGTACAAAGCAACAATGAGCAAATTTCAATTCCAGAAAATAGGAATATGGTTATTGAAGGTAAAAATTTCCAAAAGAAGTAAAGTCTTTTTCAATCTTAATTTTTTCCTTTTTGTAAAGAAATCATAAAGTTTTATATTTGTTTATTAGTTAATAATTTATGTTAAACATATTTCTTGCAGGTTTAGTATTGAGAAGTGAAGACAGTAATGATTCAGAAGGTAGGTTGAATTCTTTACGCCGTACAATGCACTTGTTTTTTTAGGAATTAAACCAAACAACACTTTTAGTCTGTTAAGTGGAAATTATTAAGTTAAAGTGGAAAAAATTTTTGCACTGTTGTGTACTTTTCAATATAAGTACTTTGTTAAATTATAGAACGgtaattcttttattttattctgCAAAATGTAATGCAGAATATGGCTCGGCTACTCAAATTGAAGAGACTAATAAGGCTGTTGGAGATCCCCCAGGTACCTTTAAGTGTTATATGAAGTAAAAATATGTTATAgttttatttaaatttgtattaCACAAATATTCTTAGTTGACACAAAATTACTGAATGAATATCCAGAAGGAGTAGTAGTTCATAACGAAGAAATCTTGGAGTTTCACGTTGTTCTTAAGAAATCACATATTGATCAGCAATGTCATGAGGCGGTAATTTCTTACTCTTAATATGAAACTAAATAACTTAGAATTATTTATTCTGTATGTGTTGAAATTTCCAAATGTCAAAGGATGTTTTTAATTTCAGTATTTAGGACCTAACTTACGGAAGGTAGCGAGGAAGTGGAAAAAGAGGGTGAGAACCACATTGTTATATGGAGATAGTCGTACTTCTGTCGAGGTGCTGAAAAGAGGAAAAAAATGCAGATTTGGAATTGGTTGGGATGCATTCATAATTAACAACAAATTGGAAATAAATCAACATCTCGTCTTCAAACTTATGGGTAAATTAAATTTC is a genomic window containing:
- the LOC141711024 gene encoding uncharacterized protein LOC141711024, which produces MIRIGFEKFFWSIDIKWKSGYVLFGDYWLRFVKAALIEVGDTIVFWQTENDCSYGVCVYHRASIYPELYVSGISELPLHFRFLKFVTESAIMNRELELPHVFVKIFGITIRSVVNILVEGTTALYFTFSFSDSKIFGLKEQFKKLQVQKDYIIMFNYLGNSTFSISLYDMYHTNCGQNMRGIFSSELFVGKNSEVQSNNEQISIPENRNMVIEGLVLRSEDSNDSEEYGSATQIEETNKAVGDPPEGVVVHNEEILEFHVVLKKSHIDQQCHEAYLGPNLRKVARKWKKRVRTTLLYGDSRTSVEVLKRGKKCRFGIGWDAFIINNKLEINQHLVFKLMGKLNFTVTLIRA